The stretch of DNA CAAGTTCTTTTACATAAcacatgtaaaaatattacGATGCATCACAACTCATCTATATGCGTTATTGAGTCCTCAGGTGATTTTTGGAAATCATGAAGCTACTTGACAAGGAAGAAAGAACCATATTGGTATCTCACTTAAAGAGTATTTGTGATGCAACTTGTTCTTGTATAACTGAGCGAGTGGTTTGTACCAATCTGACTTGCTCCTGAAGGAGACATGTAGAAAAGGTGTGGCAGTTGTGTGTACCCTGTATAGTATGTGACACGGATTGAAGACTTTTTGCATCATTTCACTTATCCTCTGATATTGGCTGAGTTTATAAGACTTCCTAAATGTTGTCATTCCACCCTTATAATAAAGTAAAGGAAAAAAGTGTTGGTTTCTAGGAGAGTGTAAATGTGTCATATAGAAGTGTGCAAAAAAGCTCATACAAAACAATTTAAAGGCCAATATAAAGCACATTATGTTATGTCTCAATTTTTATCCGTCAATCAACTCTACTGTATTCAATTGTCTTACTGTAACTGTTGTGTCTACCATCTTTAGTTTTTATCCTGGTCAAAGAGATCAATACTTTGTCGATTTATTGTATATTGGTAATATTAAAGGTTTAATTTTCACCGTTTCTTCAGTACAATCACTTTCATTGTAACAACATTGCTGCATAAAACTTtggcttttatttttattgtaccATAATTTACACAGTTTAATCTCCTGCTATTCGATCATTACCTTCAATAAATAatcataataaattaataatcacaataaataataataaattagatATCTTACTATTAGCAATACAGAATCTACTGCTACGTATTTAGCTTGTGATGACTTGTTTGATAGTGTCCAATTATGTTGATGAGTTCTTTTTGTCAAATGTGAGACTGTAAGGATATCATGGTATGCCCGCAGGTTGGAGCTGTGAGGGAGGGAAGTAGGGAATCTTCACCTTCTGCAGATATGACAACTCCTAAGAGACTAGCTAATCGATATCAACAATGCCTGGAGTATGTTTGATAtagctgtttgtaataaattatatcaTACTCACAAACTGCCACTAACAAGCTAACTCTATGCTTTGATGTCTATGTTTTAAATAACTAGTTTATTAACTGTGTTACAAATATTGTTTTAGGCCTAAGGTGTCACAAGTAGTGAGTCGGTGTGTTTTAAGAAACTACACTGaaaagaaaatattgaaaaaaatgctatttttgctaaaaactaaacaataaGTCAATTATCGCATTAATCTTAGCtaaaaagcatttttgtttaACAGCTGTAAAGTTGATGttgaattttttgcaaattttattggtttttataaaaagtttataGAAGCACTGATATTTGTGTATCACATTGCCAACCATCTTGTGTGTCTAAGTGATGCTGAATCTATGTCACTATGTATCTAAATACTTGTAAGCCTGCGAAGATGGGTGTCAATGTGTCGGTGTATCAAATCATGTCATATGCATCAGTATATGACATCATGCTTTGATACAAACGTGAGGCATATGAGTGGCAGGTTAATCTTGGCGCTGAACATCTCAAAATCGCCACTCTTTTTAGTAGTAGCTAGTTACAAGAGTAATAGTTGGTTAGCTAGTAATTGGCACTGATCCAAAACGTATTTGTCTTCCGCTAATACACATAGGCAGGTAATCGATGGATTACCTAGTTGTTGGCACTGATCAAAAAAGTATATTATTTTAGGTTAACACATGACAGAAGTAGTTACTCTATTGAGTTACAGAGTTGTTATCCAGTGTATTTATGTGGATTTGCTGTTGTAGAAACATGTGGCTAGACATCTGCGAAATCAAAGCCAAGTATTCCGAAGTAGATGTTGGTGTTGGGCTGCCTGACTACCCTCCCTCAGAGTACATCCAAAGAACTCTGTCTGATGTTGCATTGGAGGGCAATGAATATCTTCAGTACACGAGAGATCAAGGACATTTACGGTACGTTCTAAAGTCGGCTACATATATGATCAACATTTCGTTCAGTTTTATTCTAAGACTGTAAGACACGAATAATAATTAGGTTGTGTTTGTGTACCATTTGGTGTTGTAACAGTCTGCATCGCAGGGGCCCATAGTTTTAGTGTGACTAAAACTAAGTTGTTATTTTTGCTCCAGCatatttgaatgattatttatTAGCTGCAAACATGTTTGAAGTATGATTCTCTATAGTCTACTGCTTAAAAACTTGTTTCTTACTTGTATGTACTAGTCAAATAAGCAAGTTATGGGTTGGTAAAGGTTTTATCAAAATATGATATTGTAACTGAGACTCATCTAATGATGACGAATCCAATCTTTAGACCTGTTTCTGACAATAAAGCCTTAGCTCCTGCTGTCTATTTATCATGAGTTGACAACCTGAACAATAGTGTCTTATGCGCTGAGACTACCGGCCACTACCTGCACTAAGGTGTCCCCCACTTCCTGTTTACTATTGTTCATGTTAGACCGTTTAAAGCCTTAGCTCCTACGATATATTCATCATAAGTGGCTTATACGCTGATTCTAGATATGCTAAGGTGTTTCCCACTTCCTTTGAATGAACTTTGTGAACATTGAATGAACTTTGTGTGCGACTTCTATACACAAAATtgtagttgattttatcaagaCAAACCAATATcgttctatcatttgtgattgtttttttatgtttgaagtggtctggctgccaggatgttttatgattaaaatcaacaaaacttgaatgCGATTAAtgcgctcagatcaagcaaaaataCATTTATGACATCAGTAGTTGCAAAGAAACTGACAAACCAAAAATGTGTCACGCTGCAACTTcgacgcaatagccgatatcaactatatatcACACCGATAACAACTAGCGACATCATTTCACatgtctttttcttctgagtattttaaccacaatcaagttttgtaggttttaatcttgagacatcctgGCTGCCAGATGggctcaaacataaaaaataatcacagatggttgaaaaataccagtttcttataaaatctattaaaatcttcTGTAGGTTCAgctttattgtaataatagcagcttcatggttttaaaagctatctcgttgtgctttctgaaagcgttctgctttttgttacaatagctTTTTCATAATACCTTATCTTTGTTcacaactgtcaagatgaacacagccaataaactgaatgttcaAAGTATCTGAACAACAATCTTTAAATGCTTCTTTAGCTAACTTGGTAGACGTTGCTATTTTTcaacagatataataataaagagTTGAGATGATATATGTATTGAGTAAAATCATCAGTTAAAtgaaaataagacaactccgTGTTGTGTTGTTTATAGACTTGTTAAGGCAATAGCCGCATTACATGGACCTCTATTGGGCAGAGATATTGACCCGATGACTGAAGTAATAGTAACTCATGGAGCCTATGAGAGTCTTCACACAGCATTCCTCAGTCTGGTTAGTCTTAAAATTGCTAATTTAGGTTCATCTGTTGAACCAGTGATGCAGGGAGTTTTCTTCTCCACGTTGTAATATTATGGAGTTCCTAGTGCGGCAACTATTATAATCAGGCCAGCTTTCAAATCAGCAACCTCATTTTTAAATTGTATATAAAACTACAGCATGAACTATAATGATCATGACGTGCCCATATCTTTACTGATATGGCTTTTATCATCGGATACCTTGCCATATATGTTACAAGATGAATGCCCAGTGTTGCGCAGGTAATACAAAAGagattttgcataaaaaatttattttcaatcacCATATACAGTacttactattctaacttttaaatgaaggtatttatttatttctgtatatGTCCGGCCATTGCGtaattcaaatattcaaaagctCAAAGCAAGCTCAAGCTGAAAAAgaatgttgaaaaatattttgtatttcttATGCTACGCAGTGGCTCAAggtttaaaacagcttatataaACATTGGCATGTAATGTAGTGGCCATTGGCATGTAATGTAGTGGCCATTGGCATGTAATGTACTAGTGGTCATTAGCATGTTATGTAGTGGCCATTGGCATGTAATGTAGTGGACATTGGCATGTAATTTAGTGGCCATTGGCATGTAATGTAGTAGCCATTGGCATGTAATTTAGTGGCCATTGGCATGTAATGTAGGGGCCATTGGCATGTAATTTAGTGGCCATTGGCATGTAAAGTAGTGGCCATTTGCATGTAATGTAGTGGCCATTGGCATgaaatgtagttgccattggcatGTAATGTAGTGGCCATTGGCATGTAATGTAGtggccattggctaagtttctttacttaACAAAGTTAAGTAGCTTAGGCTAGTATTTTAATAAAGCTcatctttttaatctttactacaataagaaaCCGTGTCTGCCCGAAATCACAGAAATCGAACCTGTACCTTCTGGTGCACAGATGTGAAGTCAAACACACTATCACTAAACCATGCAGTTGCCTTGCAGCACTTTAGAACAATTATGTATGTAGTCATTGCACGTCCTAATCTCTCACGGTTTTCTGAACTGCAAGCGTGCAAGCGCACGTGTTTTTACCAAGCACTATTAATTGGACATACGATTGACAGACAGACACTTGATTTCATATATACAGATACATTTAAAATTAGGTTATGATGTGGTGATGACTATTTACAGGTAAATCCAGGAGATGAAGTCATTCTAATAGAGCCATTCTTTGATGTCTACAAGTCTATGACTAAATTGGTTGAGGGGACCCCTGTGTACGTCCCTCTGAGGCCATCTGTTGAGTCTCCTACTAGCAGTGCGGACTGGGCGCTTGACCCCCAAGAGTTGGAGAGTAAGTTTAGTGCTAAGACTAAACTTCTGATCCTGAACAACCCAAACAACCCTATTGGAAAGGTACGTCTGCTCCAGAGTTGTAAGTAAAAGGCTGGCGAATACCAGTAACTACCTAATATGAAGACCTGCCTTCGACTTTTCCCTCTGAGAGATTCATGCTGAATATAAAGATTAAAAATGCAAGTATCAAGTTGCcagcattatttaaacaaaacagCATATAAAATTATTCCTAGCTGATTGTCAACCTCAGTTGTGTGTCTATTATAAAGGTGTTCAAGAGAGAAGAGTTGGAGGTGCTGGCAGCTCTCTGTATAAAGCATGATGTCATATGCATAAGCGATGAGGTGTATGAGTGGCTGGTGTATCCTGGCGCCGAACATGTCAGAATCGCCACCCTTCCTGGTAATAACTGGTTATAATAATAGGGGTTGGTTAATTAGTAGTTGGCATTGCCGCAAACTATGTGTGTTTCGCTAACAATATAGCTACTTTATGGATTATCTAATTGTTGGCGCTGATTCAAAAAGTGTGTGTCTTTTGCCAACACATATACCccaaaacctctatttaaactcGATGCTGCGCTATTTATCACCTGTCGTGTAGTGTCATTTTGTCCTGTAGTGGTGTTTAAGTACAAGTAGTGTTCAAACAAAGGATGATGCTGTATTCTTCGACTAGCTCTCGGACTTTTAGGAAgttaaatttaaccctttcacgagTGAAGCAATGCTAATATTGCCTATACGGTATTTTACACTCTCCTTCAAGCGAATCGACATTAATGCTGTCGGCCTCAGCATTTTTTCTAAACTTTTTTTCATATACGTCGACGCATCAGACTGTGTTGAGTAAGGAAGAATTTAGCATTTCAACGACGTAGCTTTTACAGTTTTAAATCCAAAAACGTAaagatttagttttaaaatgtacacaacgttttaaactttttaagctgtttttaacGTTTATTAGAATACGCCATAATAGTGGCTGCTGTTCCTGAAGAATATTTTCATCGACCATCATAACATTTCAAAGTCTTCAGGGGAGATTGTAAACAGCATTATGGACGAATAggaaaacaatggatatgatcttagtgactttgaatcagagtaTTGTTCCGATGATTGTGatgatcgatcttctcaggtacactgTCATTGAAATCATGGCAATCActgcaacaacaacaacaaaa from Watersipora subatra chromosome 2, tzWatSuba1.1, whole genome shotgun sequence encodes:
- the LOC137388834 gene encoding kynurenine aminotransferase-like — its product is MLQMVGAVREGSRESSPSADMTTPKRLANRYQQCLENMWLDICEIKAKYSEVDVGVGLPDYPPSEYIQRTLSDVALEGNEYLQYTRDQGHLRLVKAIAALHGPLLGRDIDPMTEVIVTHGAYESLHTAFLSLVNPGDEVILIEPFFDVYKSMTKLVEGTPVYVPLRPSVESPTSSADWALDPQELESKFSAKTKLLILNNPNNPIGKVFKREELEVLAALCIKHDVICISDEVYEWLVYPGAEHVRIATLPGMWERTITISSASKSFSVTGWRVGWSVGPKDLIDCQMIAHQNGDATCGTPVQEAIARCIELELSRIDQPDCHFTQQRDDLLAKRDRLVEMAREVGFKVCVPEGSYFLMVDWTAFATKEMIDNGTDATSDFQFAIWLLKNHHIATIPPSAFCEENKHLVGNYVRLCCFKTDELLNKIKTYFASLKPLEDV